The following nucleotide sequence is from Microbacterium arborescens.
CGATGGTGTGACGAGCGGCCTGATCGGGCTCGACGAAACGGTGACCTGGCGGGCGTGGCATTTCGGCATCCCGTTCCGGATGACGTCGCGGGTCACGGCACTCGACCGGCCGCTCCGCTTCGTCGACGAGCAGGTCTCCGGGCCGTTCCGCGTGTTCCGGCACGAGCACCTCTATGTCGAGCGCGACGGGATGACGATCATGACCGACCGCGTGACCCTCGCCTCGCCCGTTCTCGGCCGAATCGCCGAACGCCTCGTGCTCGTACCCTATTTGCGCCGCCTGCTCACCCGCCGGGCCGAGCATCTGGTGACGTCCGTCTCGGGCTGATCGCCGCGCCGCGTCCGGCCACGCGTGCCGCCCGCGCCGCGCACACACCGCGATACAAGGGATCACGACCGACACCCCGGGCCGGCGGCATCCGCACCGGGGTGTTGCGGTCGATTCCTTGCATCCGCGCACGGGCACCCACACCCCCACCACGCCGGGGCCGGTCAGCGGCCGAGGTCGATCACGGCCGCGCCGAAGGGCTCGAGGCGCAGGGTCGTGCCCTCGACACGCGCCCCGAACGACAGGAGAGGGATGCCGCGGCCACCGAGCGCCACGTCGCAGGGCCGGTCGGCCGGATTGAGCGCGACCAGAAGCGACCCTCCCCGCCGGTACACGAAGGGGTAGCCGGTCGTCGACCGTCACGTCGGCCCGCGCCGACAGTCGGGGATCGCCCCGCCGCAGCGCGATCGCGTCACGTAGGAAGTGCAGGAGGGATGCCGGGTCATGCAGCTGCCGCGCCACGGTCGGGGCGTCCGGGGCCGGGTCGGCGGGCAGGTACCTCGACTCGTGGGCGCGCTGCCCGAGAATCTCCACCGTTCCCCAGGCCATCGGCGTGCGCGATCCCGCTCGCTCGTACGTCGGCCCGAGCGACGACCCCTCGAGAGGGCCGACGCCCGGCAGGTAGCGCATGCCGATCTCGTCGCCGTAGTAGATCGAGGGCATCGCCGGCCAGGTCAGCACGAGCAGCAGCGCCGCGCGGGCCTGCCGCGCATCGCGGTCGCCGCTGACCATGCGCGTGAAGTCGTGGTTCGCCGTCGGCAGCCCGACGATCCCCCGGCTGCCGGCCTCACGGATGGCATCGCGCGCCTCGGACCACGCCTCGACGAATTCTGCCGCGTCGCCTCGACCGGCGGCGTCGGCCCACGCGTCGCGGGCGGGCCATGCCTCGTGGACGGTGCCCGAGCCGTTCTCGAACAGCGACTTCAGCGGCATCCCGTCGAAGTCGCCGCCGAACTGCAGGAAGAAGTCGACGTCGAATCCCGCGGGCACCGCTCGTGCCGGGTCGCCCCACTCGGAGATGAGGATGCGGCCCGGGTGCGTGCGGTCGAGACGACGGTGCACGTCGTGCCAGAGCTTCGCGGTCTCGACGTGTCCGGGATCGTCCTTCACGAGCGACGCGGCCATGTCGACGCGGAATCCCGCGACACCGCGGTCGTACCACCGCCGGATGATGTCGACGAGGGCATCTCGGTTGCGCGATGGCCCGGGTGCATCGACGGCCTGACGCCACGGCTCGTCCGGATGAGGCCGGGCGTAGCCGAAGTTCAGCGCGGGCTGGAAGTGGAAGAAGTTCGGCTTGTAGAACCCGCGGTCCCCGCGCGGCACCGGCACGAATCCGTCTGCGGCCACGGGGCTGAAGACGTACCGGTCACCCTCCGGGTCACCGTCGACGGGCGCGGCCAGCGCGTCGCCGAACCACACGTGCTCGTCCGAGGTGTGACCCGCCACGAGGTCGAGCACGATCCCGATGCCCCGCCGCTCGGCCTCGGCGAGGAGCCGGTCCATCGCCGCGTCGCCGCCGTACCGGTCGGCCACACGGTCGAAGTCGGCGACGTCGTACCCGGCGTCGCGGAAGGGCGAGACGAAGACGGGGTTGAGCCACACGGCATCGACGCCGAGCCAGGCGAGGTAATCCAGTCGCGCCGCGACACCGTCGAGATCGCCGATGCCGTCACCGTCAGCGTCGGCGAAGCTCTGCGGATACGCCTGATACAGGACGAGGCGGTCGAGGCGATCGGCCAGGGGAACGAGGGTCATGACGCTGCTCCTTCGCAGGTTTTCTCGATGCAAGGCTTGATGTAACCGGTTACACGGAGGTACAGTCCCCAATGTATCCGGTTACATCGCCGGATCACAGAGCAACCCGGCACCAGACACCAGCACCCGCACCCGACACGACGAAGTGAGGTGGGCCCGCGTGGCATCCGATTCCCCCGCCGTTCGCCCGACCATCCGCGACATCGCCCGCGAGGCCGGGGTGTCGGTCGCGACCGTCTCGCGCGTCACGCACGACGATCCGCGCGTCGTCGCCGAAACGAAACAACGCGTCCAGGCCGCGATCGACCGGTTGGGATACCGCCCCTCGGCTCTCGGCCGCGCCCTGTCGTATCAGCGCACGAACACTCTCGGCATCGTGCTGCCCGGACTCGGCGGCCCCTACTTCGCCCAGCTCATCGAGGGCGCCGAGTCGGTGGCGGTCGAGCGCGGCGTCGTC
It contains:
- a CDS encoding alpha-amylase family glycosyl hydrolase, with protein sequence MTLVPLADRLDRLVLYQAYPQSFADADGDGIGDLDGVAARLDYLAWLGVDAVWLNPVFVSPFRDAGYDVADFDRVADRYGGDAAMDRLLAEAERRGIGIVLDLVAGHTSDEHVWFGDALAAPVDGDPEGDRYVFSPVAADGFVPVPRGDRGFYKPNFFHFQPALNFGYARPHPDEPWRQAVDAPGPSRNRDALVDIIRRWYDRGVAGFRVDMAASLVKDDPGHVETAKLWHDVHRRLDRTHPGRILISEWGDPARAVPAGFDVDFFLQFGGDFDGMPLKSLFENGSGTVHEAWPARDAWADAAGRGDAAEFVEAWSEARDAIREAGSRGIVGLPTANHDFTRMVSGDRDARQARAALLLVLTWPAMPSIYYGDEIGMRYLPGVGPLEGSSLGPTYERAGSRTPMAWGTVEILGQRAHESRYLPADPAPDAPTVARQLHDPASLLHFLRDAIALRRGDPRLSARADVTVDDRLPLRVPAGRVASGRAQSGRPALRRGARWPRHPSPVVRGACRGHDPAPRALRRGRDRPRPLTGPGVVGVWVPVRGCKESTATPRCGCRRPGVSVVIPCIAVCARRGRHAWPDAARRSARDGRHQMLGPAGEQAAQIGYEHEAFGDSAENGRGEGHAVGHDRHPVALDIEVLVPEHAERPGDLLVDEAERPVECRDPRRHPERDAEMPRPPGHRFVEPDQAARHTIDRALAGAAHRGDVRPDVTRRVEQRLRRYRGARHDLE